One segment of Pseudoalteromonas rubra DNA contains the following:
- a CDS encoding DUF1330 domain-containing protein, with the protein MKGYLILDFSITDFPRFKKYIKEIPEFIKKHGGRYVVQGVEPEVMEGDWHPERVVVLEFPNKDVAKEFLADPDAQPLFAIRHSTTKSKLILVEGCC; encoded by the coding sequence TTGAAAGGATATTTGATACTAGACTTTTCTATCACCGACTTTCCTCGTTTTAAAAAATATATTAAAGAAATCCCCGAATTTATTAAAAAGCATGGAGGAAGGTACGTTGTCCAAGGTGTTGAGCCCGAGGTCATGGAAGGGGACTGGCACCCAGAAAGAGTTGTTGTACTGGAGTTCCCAAATAAGGATGTCGCCAAAGAGTTTTTAGCTGATCCTGACGCACAACCTCTGTTCGCGATACGCCATAGCACAACTAAGAGTAAGTTGATCTTAGTTGAAGGTTGCTGTTAG